In one Niallia taxi genomic region, the following are encoded:
- a CDS encoding TetR/AcrR family transcriptional regulator gives MKRNHTELPSQTQDTHHLIIKAATKLFMELGYRAVSTRKIAAECGITQPALYHHFQNKQEIYIEVLKASILQTENYLTKIARDFPDIKQRIFHLSCYFMQNYQEDLMQMFHDLHHEMPEDVKQVINSHWQKGFLSPIIHMFEEAVSKKEIGSFEAIDSSSFEVSLLLLNMIKSALLPDFMKSLTESEQKAIVEKKARLIVQIFLSGIAEKNG, from the coding sequence ATGAAAAGGAATCACACTGAGCTGCCTTCACAAACACAGGATACACACCATTTGATCATCAAGGCAGCAACAAAATTATTTATGGAGCTTGGATATCGGGCAGTCAGCACAAGGAAAATCGCGGCAGAATGCGGGATAACCCAGCCTGCTTTATACCACCACTTTCAGAATAAGCAAGAAATTTATATAGAGGTCTTAAAGGCTTCCATCCTTCAGACAGAGAACTATCTTACCAAGATAGCTAGAGATTTTCCTGACATAAAGCAGCGCATCTTTCATCTGTCCTGTTATTTCATGCAAAATTATCAAGAGGATTTAATGCAAATGTTTCATGATCTTCATCATGAAATGCCGGAAGATGTCAAACAGGTTATCAATAGCCATTGGCAAAAGGGCTTCCTTTCACCGATTATTCATATGTTCGAGGAGGCAGTTTCCAAAAAGGAAATTGGTTCATTTGAGGCTATAGACAGCAGCAGCTTTGAAGTTTCTCTCCTTTTGTTGAACATGATTAAGTCAGCTCTCCTTCCAGATTTTATGAAAAGCTTAACTGAATCGGAGCAAAAAGCCATCGTTGAAAAGAAAGCTAGACTCATCGTCCAAATATTTTTAAGTGGAATTGCAGAAAAAAACGGCTGA